In Dermacentor albipictus isolate Rhodes 1998 colony chromosome 6, USDA_Dalb.pri_finalv2, whole genome shotgun sequence, the following proteins share a genomic window:
- the bisc gene encoding TM2 domain-containing protein biscotti, protein MAMLTLAAVCTLLISIAVSCAALGTYEANCSTLLMGQYLCAAPEIDPATQQPKTCGPDNRARIMCTAADGIICKNGTGTGRDTFEKEIPCRYTNGYSFETALLLSVFLGMFGVDRFYLGYPAVGLAKFCTLGFMFLGQLVDIILISMQVVGPADGSHYVISYFGPCLRFLEIDNDTYVLPQDDW, encoded by the coding sequence ATGGCGATGCTGACGTTAGCGGCAGTGTGCACTTTGCTAATAAGCATCGCCGTAAGCTGCGCAGCTCTAGGCACCTACGAAGCCAATTGCAGTACGCTCCTGATGGGCCAGTACTTGTGTGCGGCACCCGAAATCGATCCGGCCACGCAGCAGCCCAAGACATGCGGCCCCGACAACCGAGCCCGTATAATGTGCACCGCGGCCGATGGTATAATCTGCAAGAACGGCACCGGCACCGGCCGGGACACCTTCGAGAAGGAAATTCCGTGCCGCTACACCAACGGCTACTCTTTCGAGACAGCACTATTGCTTTCCGTATTCCTCGGCATGTTCGGCGTGGATCGCTTTTACTTGGGCTACCCTGCCGTCGGCCTTGCGAAGTTCTGCACGCTTGGGTTCATGTTCCTCGGCCAGCTCGTGGACATTATTCTCATCTCTATGCAGGTTGTTGGCCCCGCCGACGGGTCGCATTATGTGATCAGTTACTTTGGCCCGTGCCTGCGATTTCTGGAGATCGACAATGACACTTACGTTTTGCCGCAAGACGATTGGTGA